TAATTCGCAACACATATACAGGTATTACAAGTGTAGATCCAGCAATTATTGAAGCTGGTAGAGGCATGGGAATGACTGATAAAGAATTACTATTACAAGTCGAAATTCCCTTAGCGATGGGTGTAATTTTAGCTGGGGTAAGAGTTGCCACAGTCATAGCTATTGGCATTGCCACTATTGCCGCTGCTATTGGTGCTGGTGGTTTAGGCGTGTTTATTTTTCGCGGAATTGCAGTGGTGAATAATGATTTAATTTTAGCGGGTGCAGTGCCAGCCGCCGTAATTGCATTACTCGCGGATTTGTTAATTGGATTATTTGAAAAAAAAGTAAAAATTAAAGCTTAAAAGAGGATGTTTATCAGCGAAAAGTAATGAAAAGATTTTTGATGTTTTTCATTTTAACTTTTGCTTTAGTTGTAGCGATCGCAGCTTGTAACCCCAACTCGAATAATACCACTGGTGATATTGTTATTGCTTCTAAAGATTTTACAGAACAAGATATTTTAGGTGAATTATTAGCCCAACAAATTGAAGAAACAACCAAACTTAAAGTTGCTCGTCGTCCTCGTTTAGGTGGTTCTTTTGTTTGTCATAATGCTATTCTTGCTGGCAAAATTGATGCGTATATCGAGTATACAGGTACAGCTTTTACTGGTATTTTAAAACAAAAAGCTGTAAATGACCCAAAAGTTGTTTACGAGAAATTAAAACAAGCATACTCGCAGCAATTTAAGCTGGAAGTAATGCCTAGTTTAGGTTTTGAAAATACCTTTGCAATCGTAATTCGTGGTGAAGATGCGAAGAAATATAATCTGCAAACCTTATCGCAGGCTGCACAATATACACCACAATGGCGCGGCGGTTTCGGCTACGAATTTTTAGAACGAGAAGATGGTTTTCCGGGGTTAGCTAAAACTTACGATTTGCGTTTTTCTAAATCACCGCAAATTATGGACTTGGGTTTAATATATCGCGCCTTAATACAAAAACAGGTAGATATGGTGGCGGGAAATTCTACTGATGGACAAATTGCTCGGTTGGGTTTAGCTGTGTTAAAGGATGATAAACAATATTTTCCACCTTACGAAGCTACACCAATTGTCAGACAAGCAGTGTTAAATAAATACCCGGAGTTGAGAGGTGCGATCGCTCAACTTTCTGGTAAAATTTCCGCAGATGAAATGCGGCAGTTAAATTATTTGGTTGAAGGTGAATTACGGGATATTAAAGAAGTTGTGCGTGAGTTTCGTAAATCTAAAGGTTTAATCTCACGCAAAGACGCAAAGGCGCAAAGTGATTATCTGGAGAGATTATGAGTTTTAAGTTAAACACAACTTTTAAAGCTGCAATTATCTGGTTTTGTGTTTCTAGCGGTACTGCTATTTCTCAAACATTACCTCTCTCAAATAATTTAATTGCTTTTAATTCCAATGAGGGAGAAAAGTTATTAATTCAAAGTCGAGCTAGAGAGGATTTCTTTCCTTTGAGTATGCAGTTTGTTACGCAAAATAATCAAGCATTCTGTGGCGTTGCTAGTAGTGTCATGGTGTTAAATAGTTTGGGTATTACTGCACCAGAATCACCACAATATTCTCCCTACAGAGTGTTTACGCAAGAAAACTTTTTTAGCAATGAAAAAACCAAAAAATTGCTGGCACCTGAAGTTGTTGCTCGTGGAGGAATGACTTTAGATCAATTAGGCGGATTACTTGCTAGTTATGATGTTCAAGTCAAGGTTTATCACGCGACTGATACTAATTTAGAACAGTTTCGTAAGCTAGTAGCTGAAAATTTAAAGCAACCTAATAATTTTGTAATAGTTAACTATTTACGTAAAGAAATTGGTCAAGAAAAAGGTGGGCATATTTCACCAATTGCTGCTTACAATGAGCAGACAGATAGATTTTTAATTATGGATGTTTCTCGTTATAAATATCCGCCAGTGTGGGTGAAAGCGGCAGATTTATGGAAGGCGATTAATACTAAGGATACAGTTTCAGGTAAAACACGCGGCTTTGTTTTAGTGAGTAAATTAACTTCTTAATTTCAAGGAATTTAAGTAACGAACCGCAAAGTACGCAAAGAAAGAGGAAAAAGATTTACATAAGTCCTATATATATATGCAAATTTCAATAAATAATTGCGCTATCAAGCGATAGGCTAAGACATATCAATATACAACGGTGTAAAAATGCAAATCTTTGCTAAAACTAAACAGGTTGTATTTACTGTCTTTTCTCTTGGGGTTCTCTGTTACACCCAAGTTGCATCAGCGACTACCACCTTACCCTTACGCAGCAAAAAAGGGATGGTAGTATCTGCAAATCCTCTGGCTAGTGAAGCTGGGTTAGCAATGTTACGCAAAGGTGGTAATGCTGTGGATGCAGCAGTGGCGACAACTTTTGCGATATCTGTAGTTGAGCCTTTTTCAGCGGGAATTGGTGGTGGTGGATTTTTGCTGCTGCATTCGGAGAAAACTGGCGAGATGAAAGCGTTGGATTTTCGGGAACGCGCACCTATCAAAGCGACAAGAAATATGTATTTGGATACAGAAGGAAAAGTGCGTCCGAATGCAAGTGTGAATGGTTATTTGGCAGTGGCGACACCAGGAACGGTGGCGGGAATGTATGAGGTGCATCGCCGTTATGGTAAGTTGCCTTGGAAGGAAGTTGTCAAACCGGCGATCGCACTGGCTAAAAATGGCTTTATATTAAGTAAACAATTAACTTGGCGATCAATTCAAGTTTACGAAAACCGCAAACCCGTAATTCTCCAGAATTCCGCCGCTAGAGGCATATTTACCCGCAATGGCGAATTTTATCAGCCTGGAGAAAGATTAGTACAACGGGACTTAGCACGCACCTTAGAAAGCATTGCCGAGAATCCTCAAAGTTTTTATACTGGCAAAATTGCCCGTGCGATCGCATCAGACATGGCGCAAAATCATGGTCTAATTACTTTAGACGACCTGAAGGCATACAAACCGATATGGCGAAATCCTCTTTGCGGTAGTTTTCACCAAGCTAAAGTCTGTTCAATGCCACCACCATCATCAGGCGGCGTTCATCTATTGCAGATTTTAAACATTATCGGTGCCAGTGATTTGCAAGCATGGGGATGGCATCACCCTAATAGTTTACATTTAATGGCGGAAGCGATGAAGATAGCCTATGCCGATCGCTCACAATATTTAGGTGATCCTGATTTTGTCAAAGTACCCGTACAAGCCCTCATTAGTCCAGCTTACGCTAAACAGCGCCGTCAAGAAATCAATGTGGATGTAGCGAAACCTGCGTCAGAAATCAAGCCAGTAGCACCAGAAACGCTCAAACGTTTTGGACAAGTTAGCAATCAAATTGTGCCTTTACCCAACAAATTATTAAGGTTGCAAGCTACTCGCTACGAATCTCCAGAAACCAGCCATATTTGCGTTGTGGATGAACAACACAACGCTGTTAGCCTGACTTTTACAATTAATCTTGGTTTTGGTGCTGGTGTGATGACACCAGGAACAGGAATTTTACTCAATAATGAGATGGATGACTTTGCCATTGCGCCAGGTGTACCTAACGCCTTTGGTTTAGTTGGCAATGAAGCGAACGCGATCGCACCTCGCAAAACTCCGCTGTCGAGCATGACTCCGACAATCATTACAGAAAATAATCACCTCCGCATGGCAGTGGGGGCCCCTGGTGGCAGCACAATCATCACTCAGGTATTGCAAGTGATTCTCAATGTGCTGGAATACAATATGGACGTTGGTGCAGCTGTCTCCGTACCACGCATACATGATCAGTGGCTTCCTGATGAGTTGCGCGTCGAACCTTGGGGTTTGGATGCTTTAACTCTGCAAGACTTACGCCGCCGTGGACACAACATCAAGGAAGAAAAGACACCTTGGGGTAATGCTAACGCGATCGCTGTCAAAGCAGATGGCAGCTTAGAAGCAGCAGCCGATCCTCGCGGTGAAGGTTCGCCTAGAGGCTGGTAAACAGTTGTCACTTACTGACGCAACACTGCCGTTGTTCGGGATTGTTAAAATGCTTTAATTGCAACTATTGATTCTGCACCATCGATTCTGAGTATTCTACTTGAGTACCAAACTCATTAGCTCTAGCGCTGGGTACTAATGTCCAGCCAGCCTTTAGCAGTTTTTGATAAGTTGCCCAACCTTTAGATCCACCGGGAATTTGATAATCTGGTACTGCAAATTGCGGATAAGCTGTGTATGGTCGCCAACCTTTATTCGCCTCAACTTGCAAATATAAAATTTTCTCACCGTCGTTGCCAGACTTAGATAACCAGCACATTTGTCGATTCATGGCAAACTCCTTAGTGTTTAGCTAAAATTGCATAATCGCAGACTTTTGTCAAGCCTTGCATCGCTCTTCTGGGATAATTTTTGATTCCCCTAGTATGTGTCCATTTATCTACAAATTGGTTTAGTAAAATTACGTAAGCCAACAGATAGATTTTTCTAGACCATATTTGAGGATGCAACACGAAAAAATCACTCCATCCCCAACCACTGAAACTTGCATAAAGTGACAATAGCTGCGGATTTTGTATGAAAAAGTTGTTGATGAGTCAATATCTTTAGCTCCATGACGGATAATGATTCGGCATTGCTTACAGGCGCAAAAATATAACCCTTTTCAGCAATACTTCGCTGGTTATGAGGGTAAGAATTTTCTGATCGTATCTGCGGTTTTTGCGAATGTATGTAGCAAGAGTTACTTTTTGGGCGTATGGCTGAATAATAATTTATTTGTTTTGCTAGTTACACCAGTAAGATTTATTTATCAGTGTTGAGTGCTGGGTGCTGAGTCAAGACAGCACAACAGGCGCTATTGTCTCTCACGTCTCACCTCTAATCACCAACAATTGTGCGAATTTCCTTGACTATTGCGGAGTAATGCGAATCTGACAAAACAGGTGTTGCACCTTCGATGTTAATTAGTTGCGCTAAATCAATCCATGACTTGCAACCACCATATTGAGGAAGATAGGGGATTTCTTGAACCT
This window of the Nostoc sp. HK-01 genome carries:
- a CDS encoding binding-protein-dependent transport systems inner membrane component; the encoded protein is MKDFFLIKYASEIFQHTLEHLFLVGIAIGIATFIGIPLGILITRQPRLRQPILGLANVLQTIPSLALFGLLIPVPVIGGIGVVPAIVALTVYSFLPIIRNTYTGITSVDPAIIEAGRGMGMTDKELLLQVEIPLAMGVILAGVRVATVIAIGIATIAAAIGAGGLGVFIFRGIAVVNNDLILAGAVPAAVIALLADLLIGLFEKKVKIKA
- a CDS encoding substrate-binding region of ABC-type glycine betaine transport system, coding for MKRFLMFFILTFALVVAIAACNPNSNNTTGDIVIASKDFTEQDILGELLAQQIEETTKLKVARRPRLGGSFVCHNAILAGKIDAYIEYTGTAFTGILKQKAVNDPKVVYEKLKQAYSQQFKLEVMPSLGFENTFAIVIRGEDAKKYNLQTLSQAAQYTPQWRGGFGYEFLEREDGFPGLAKTYDLRFSKSPQIMDLGLIYRALIQKQVDMVAGNSTDGQIARLGLAVLKDDKQYFPPYEATPIVRQAVLNKYPELRGAIAQLSGKISADEMRQLNYLVEGELRDIKEVVREFRKSKGLISRKDAKAQSDYLERL
- a CDS encoding phytochelatin synthase: MSFKLNTTFKAAIIWFCVSSGTAISQTLPLSNNLIAFNSNEGEKLLIQSRAREDFFPLSMQFVTQNNQAFCGVASSVMVLNSLGITAPESPQYSPYRVFTQENFFSNEKTKKLLAPEVVARGGMTLDQLGGLLASYDVQVKVYHATDTNLEQFRKLVAENLKQPNNFVIVNYLRKEIGQEKGGHISPIAAYNEQTDRFLIMDVSRYKYPPVWVKAADLWKAINTKDTVSGKTRGFVLVSKLTS
- a CDS encoding gamma-glutamyltransferase; protein product: MQIFAKTKQVVFTVFSLGVLCYTQVASATTTLPLRSKKGMVVSANPLASEAGLAMLRKGGNAVDAAVATTFAISVVEPFSAGIGGGGFLLLHSEKTGEMKALDFRERAPIKATRNMYLDTEGKVRPNASVNGYLAVATPGTVAGMYEVHRRYGKLPWKEVVKPAIALAKNGFILSKQLTWRSIQVYENRKPVILQNSAARGIFTRNGEFYQPGERLVQRDLARTLESIAENPQSFYTGKIARAIASDMAQNHGLITLDDLKAYKPIWRNPLCGSFHQAKVCSMPPPSSGGVHLLQILNIIGASDLQAWGWHHPNSLHLMAEAMKIAYADRSQYLGDPDFVKVPVQALISPAYAKQRRQEINVDVAKPASEIKPVAPETLKRFGQVSNQIVPLPNKLLRLQATRYESPETSHICVVDEQHNAVSLTFTINLGFGAGVMTPGTGILLNNEMDDFAIAPGVPNAFGLVGNEANAIAPRKTPLSSMTPTIITENNHLRMAVGAPGGSTIITQVLQVILNVLEYNMDVGAAVSVPRIHDQWLPDELRVEPWGLDALTLQDLRRRGHNIKEEKTPWGNANAIAVKADGSLEAAADPRGEGSPRGW